In the bacterium genome, one interval contains:
- the ndhI gene encoding NAD(P)H-quinone oxidoreductase subunit I, chloroplastic — protein MPFSIQQQPKTPWQRFLDATIYNAKVNPLSGITKGMATTFQMSVDAWFDGKATLEYPEMKKAIADRYRGAHELLLEPGGGLICISCNLCAEACPIDCIEVTFQMDGKTRVLDQYNVDLSKCLFCDLCVEACPTYCIIMTKKFEYSDYSRWEDSALYLSREKGIERQATREEFRDMVLRGYQPKYTELTDYFSDTEVGVMAQPATTRELAGTHFTERELATIPSEGLSFKPRKREEYKKPEPPKPAHAPAAKVAAVAAPPAVAMDYGELGEAAYNTWLKDERKASQLSPDERKAKGAFAKLKKTNDESGATAYAEWLASGGGAAGSAVAVGPAPPQVAMDYGDLGQEAYDTWAKDDRKASQLSADERKAKGAFAKLKKANDESGATAYAEWLAAGGGSGGAAMPAGPLVPFDYGDMGQERYEFWLADDRKASQLSADERKEKGVFAKLKKANDERGANASPDMVAAAGAAPAASASAGAPLDYGDMGQERYEFWLNDSRKASELSADERKEKGLFMKLKRKNDGEG, from the coding sequence ATGCCCTTCTCGATCCAGCAACAACCCAAGACCCCCTGGCAACGGTTCCTGGATGCCACGATCTACAACGCCAAAGTCAACCCCCTGAGTGGCATCACCAAGGGGATGGCGACCACATTCCAGATGTCGGTCGATGCCTGGTTTGATGGCAAAGCGACCCTCGAGTACCCCGAGATGAAGAAGGCGATCGCCGACCGCTACCGCGGCGCCCATGAACTCCTCCTGGAGCCGGGCGGCGGCCTCATCTGCATCTCCTGCAATCTCTGCGCTGAGGCCTGCCCCATCGACTGCATCGAGGTCACCTTCCAGATGGATGGCAAGACCCGCGTCCTGGACCAGTACAACGTCGATCTCAGCAAGTGCCTCTTTTGCGACCTCTGTGTCGAGGCCTGCCCCACCTACTGCATCATTATGACCAAGAAGTTCGAGTACTCCGATTACTCCCGCTGGGAAGACTCCGCGCTCTACCTGTCGCGTGAAAAGGGAATCGAGCGCCAGGCAACCCGCGAAGAGTTCCGCGACATGGTCCTGCGGGGCTATCAGCCCAAGTACACCGAACTCACCGACTACTTCAGTGACACCGAAGTCGGGGTCATGGCTCAGCCGGCGACTACCCGCGAACTGGCGGGCACCCACTTTACCGAGCGGGAACTCGCCACCATTCCGTCAGAGGGACTGAGCTTCAAACCCCGCAAGCGCGAGGAATATAAAAAGCCCGAGCCCCCGAAGCCAGCCCATGCCCCCGCCGCCAAAGTCGCCGCCGTAGCCGCGCCTCCAGCGGTCGCGATGGACTATGGCGAGCTCGGAGAAGCGGCGTACAACACCTGGCTCAAAGACGAGCGCAAGGCGTCCCAGCTTTCCCCCGATGAGCGCAAAGCGAAGGGCGCTTTCGCCAAGCTGAAGAAGACCAACGATGAGTCCGGGGCCACGGCCTACGCCGAGTGGCTCGCTTCCGGCGGCGGTGCTGCTGGTAGCGCAGTCGCGGTCGGTCCCGCTCCGCCACAGGTCGCCATGGACTACGGCGATCTCGGGCAGGAGGCCTACGACACATGGGCCAAGGATGACCGCAAGGCGTCGCAGCTCTCCGCCGATGAGCGCAAAGCCAAGGGCGCGTTTGCAAAGCTGAAGAAAGCCAACGATGAGTCTGGTGCGACTGCCTACGCCGAGTGGCTGGCGGCCGGTGGCGGCAGCGGTGGTGCAGCAATGCCCGCTGGCCCCCTGGTGCCGTTCGACTACGGTGACATGGGGCAGGAGCGCTATGAGTTCTGGCTCGCCGATGACCGCAAGGCGTCGCAGCTCTCCGCCGATGAGCGGAAAGAAAAGGGCGTTTTTGCCAAGCTCAAAAAAGCCAACGACGAGCGGGGCGCAAACGCTTCCCCCGACATGGTCGCGGCGGCGGGGGCAGCCCCTGCCGCATCAGCGTCCGCCGGGGCACCGCTGGACTATGGCGACATGGGTCAGGAGCGCTACGAGTTCTGGCTCAACGACAGCCGCAAGGCCTCCGAACTCTCCGCTGATGAGCGGAAAGAAAAGGGCCTCTTCATGAAGCTGAAGCGGAAAAACGACGGCGAAGGTTAG
- the ndhA gene encoding NAD(P)H-quinone oxidoreductase subunit 1, chloroplastic → MTQWFIALEDALGRIPEPIGTLVNYILVFLLLAFLFVLPLVTFTVLIERKVLGFMQHRYGPNRVGPRGWLQTIADAIKLIQKEDITPKNADPIPFWFAPLVCFIPVFVSFAVVGMGGYWGEGFREVGNEVLRDFKVWAPADLNTGVVLVLAMSSITAIGVFMAGWASNNKYSIFGSMRGVAQVVSYEVPMVLSLLAVVVMTGSLSLKDVALKQGPRWRPLARDYAIDVAYVGYRSDVTQSSIDARLAEVRDGFASDAASSLGVAPPTEWTEQNAPLSQVMKRNGLTIVRIGANRDTVGQLDPVALAQPDREPIALELLAAAALPEGWDPDRVRISYEQRSPIRWIMVTGGIPFLIPMLIGFVVFFITATAETNRSPFDLPEAESELVSGFHTEYTGMKFALFFLGEYAAMILMASIATLCFLGAWWVPWFMTPLAEQWPVIYFFSFFLKMYFLIYVMIWFRATFPRLRPDQLMDYAWKTLLPLSMVNLLIVAYFQFSDWDFTTLRQTNYQLWYNNAIAGLDWPVWRCLLAMLMLPLIPDMFGNSYPRVAKYLTPFLWIFSIAFVFDGLILNYIWRGNVIPHVIIMDAAWIASIWFFGKALLTLADGLEEQKYFRLSHLVLMAIVPVASICGLTERAQPEISQVFAWIQALMWWFVTVPIALGLLSLSQRRSPEKRTAILANELVSYKPVSLNLGDVKAEIVQSTELTPFYNRSRPASMATPASASDVPDWRDARFPEEKVPAQPAQIPGQQGWGDVKPLPGMNTR, encoded by the coding sequence ATGACCCAATGGTTCATCGCCCTCGAAGACGCTCTCGGCCGGATTCCCGAACCCATCGGGACGCTGGTCAATTACATCCTCGTCTTCTTACTCCTCGCGTTTCTCTTTGTCCTTCCGCTGGTCACCTTTACGGTCCTCATCGAGCGCAAAGTCCTGGGCTTCATGCAGCATCGCTATGGCCCAAACCGGGTCGGCCCCCGGGGCTGGCTCCAGACCATTGCCGATGCCATCAAGCTGATCCAGAAAGAAGACATCACCCCGAAGAACGCGGACCCCATCCCGTTCTGGTTCGCCCCCCTGGTCTGCTTCATCCCGGTGTTCGTCAGCTTTGCCGTGGTCGGCATGGGCGGCTACTGGGGCGAGGGCTTCCGCGAAGTCGGCAACGAAGTCCTGCGCGATTTCAAGGTCTGGGCGCCTGCCGACCTGAACACCGGCGTCGTGCTGGTCCTGGCGATGTCGTCCATCACCGCCATCGGCGTCTTCATGGCGGGCTGGGCCTCGAACAACAAGTACTCGATCTTCGGCTCCATGCGCGGCGTGGCCCAGGTGGTGTCGTACGAAGTCCCGATGGTCCTGTCGCTCCTGGCAGTCGTGGTGATGACCGGTTCCCTCTCCCTGAAGGATGTCGCGCTCAAGCAGGGACCCCGCTGGCGTCCGCTGGCCCGGGACTACGCCATTGATGTCGCCTATGTCGGGTATCGCAGCGATGTCACCCAGTCCAGCATCGATGCCCGGCTCGCCGAAGTCCGGGATGGATTTGCCAGCGATGCGGCCAGCAGCCTGGGGGTCGCACCGCCCACGGAATGGACCGAACAGAACGCCCCCCTGTCGCAGGTGATGAAGCGCAACGGCCTGACGATTGTCCGGATCGGCGCGAACCGCGACACGGTCGGGCAGCTCGATCCGGTGGCCCTGGCGCAGCCGGACCGGGAACCGATCGCGCTGGAGCTCCTCGCGGCGGCCGCCCTCCCGGAGGGCTGGGATCCCGACCGGGTCCGGATCAGCTATGAGCAGCGCTCTCCCATCCGCTGGATCATGGTCACCGGCGGTATTCCGTTCCTGATTCCGATGCTCATCGGCTTCGTGGTCTTCTTCATTACGGCCACTGCTGAAACCAACCGTTCACCCTTCGACCTGCCGGAAGCGGAGTCGGAGCTGGTCTCCGGCTTCCACACCGAATACACCGGCATGAAGTTCGCCCTCTTCTTCCTGGGCGAGTATGCGGCCATGATCCTCATGGCGAGCATCGCGACCCTCTGCTTCCTCGGAGCCTGGTGGGTCCCCTGGTTCATGACACCCCTGGCGGAGCAGTGGCCGGTGATCTACTTCTTCAGCTTCTTCCTGAAGATGTACTTCCTCATCTACGTGATGATCTGGTTCCGCGCCACGTTCCCGCGTCTGCGCCCCGACCAGCTCATGGATTACGCCTGGAAGACCCTGCTGCCCCTCTCCATGGTGAATCTCCTCATCGTGGCCTACTTCCAGTTCAGCGACTGGGACTTCACCACCCTGCGGCAGACCAACTACCAGCTCTGGTACAACAACGCCATCGCGGGCCTCGACTGGCCGGTCTGGCGCTGCCTGTTGGCGATGCTGATGCTGCCACTGATCCCGGACATGTTCGGCAACAGCTATCCCCGGGTGGCGAAGTACCTCACCCCGTTCCTCTGGATCTTCAGCATCGCCTTTGTCTTCGATGGGCTGATCCTGAATTACATCTGGCGCGGGAATGTCATTCCCCACGTGATCATCATGGACGCGGCCTGGATCGCCAGCATCTGGTTCTTCGGCAAGGCGCTCCTCACGCTGGCGGATGGACTCGAAGAGCAGAAGTACTTCCGTCTCAGTCATCTGGTGCTGATGGCCATCGTGCCCGTCGCGAGCATCTGCGGTCTCACCGAGCGGGCTCAGCCCGAAATCTCGCAGGTCTTCGCCTGGATTCAGGCGCTCATGTGGTGGTTCGTCACGGTCCCCATCGCCCTGGGGCTGCTGTCGCTGAGCCAGCGACGTTCCCCTGAGAAGCGCACCGCCATCCTCGCCAACGAACTGGTGAGCTACAAGCCGGTGTCGCTGAACCTGGGCGATGTCAAAGCTGAGATCGTGCAGAGCACCGAGCTCACACCCTTCTACAACCGGAGCCGTCCCGCCTCCATGGCGACCCCGGCCTCCGCCAGCGATGTCCCCGACTGGCGGGATGCCCGGTTCCCCGAAGAGAAAGTCCCTGCGCAGCCAGCGCAGATTCCAGGCCAGCAGGGCTGGGGCGATGTCAAGCCCCTCCCCGGCATGAACACGCGATAG
- the nqo4_2 gene encoding NADH-quinone oxidoreductase subunit 4, which produces MTYTLTRTQRAIEKTIEGSEEYLLNMGPQHPSTHGVLRLILRCDGEIIKDADLVFGYLHRCDEKLNETHPFYQMIPYSDRWDYLAAMINNHVSCLAIEDLAGIEIPERAEYIRVLVDELQRIASHLFWFGTYSLDIGATTMLFYATREREKIVDIFEELCGARLTYHYIRIGGVMGDVTRKAMRMIRAFCDEFPARMQQYYDLFNANEIFHARSKNVAVLTPEQAIAYSMSGVMLRASGVAYDIRKNKPYSIYPQLDFEMAVSDRCDILGRFEVRWEEMQQSLKMVEQCWDWLMADTSREYMGKVPKTLKPAKGETYACVEGARGELGIYLVTDGSKNAYKMHIKSPCMINLQSINPMCAGLPIGDIVAALGSVDIVLGEVDK; this is translated from the coding sequence ATGACCTACACGCTCACACGCACCCAGCGCGCGATCGAAAAGACCATCGAAGGGTCCGAGGAATACCTCCTCAACATGGGACCGCAGCATCCCTCCACGCACGGGGTGCTCCGTCTGATCCTGCGCTGCGATGGCGAGATCATCAAAGACGCCGACCTGGTCTTTGGGTACCTCCATCGCTGCGATGAGAAGCTCAACGAGACCCACCCCTTCTATCAGATGATTCCCTATTCCGACCGCTGGGACTACCTGGCGGCCATGATCAATAACCACGTCTCCTGCCTCGCCATCGAGGACCTCGCCGGCATCGAGATCCCGGAACGGGCCGAGTACATCCGGGTGCTGGTCGATGAGCTCCAGCGCATCGCCTCCCACCTTTTCTGGTTCGGCACCTACAGCCTCGACATCGGGGCCACCACCATGCTCTTCTACGCCACCCGGGAGCGGGAGAAGATTGTCGACATCTTCGAGGAACTCTGCGGCGCGCGTCTGACCTACCACTACATCCGCATCGGCGGCGTGATGGGCGATGTCACCCGGAAGGCTATGCGGATGATCCGCGCCTTCTGCGATGAGTTCCCCGCCCGGATGCAGCAGTACTACGACCTCTTTAACGCCAACGAAATCTTCCACGCCCGCTCGAAGAATGTCGCGGTCCTGACCCCGGAGCAGGCCATCGCCTACTCCATGTCCGGCGTGATGCTCCGCGCCAGTGGCGTCGCCTACGACATCCGGAAAAACAAGCCCTATTCCATCTATCCCCAACTCGACTTCGAGATGGCAGTCAGCGACCGCTGCGACATCCTTGGGCGTTTTGAGGTCCGGTGGGAAGAAATGCAGCAGTCCCTGAAAATGGTGGAGCAGTGCTGGGACTGGCTGATGGCTGACACCTCCAGGGAATACATGGGGAAGGTCCCCAAGACTCTGAAGCCGGCGAAGGGCGAGACCTACGCCTGTGTCGAGGGGGCCCGGGGCGAACTCGGGATTTACCTCGTCACTGATGGCAGCAAGAACGCCTACAAGATGCACATCAAGAGTCCCTGCATGATCAATCTGCAGTCGATCAATCCGATGTGCGCGGGACTCCCCATTGGTGACATCGTGGCCGCCCTGGGGTCCGTGGACATCGTCCTGGGCGAGGTGGATAAGTAG
- the ydaF_1 gene encoding putative ribosomal N-acetyltransferase YdaF produces MQCTDPPIISSGGNHLPQLVRYDRLMLRLQVRPDCWLRPLVARDASLLFWHVEANREHLRAWVEEIDALADESATRYWLEQAVLRAREGRSLLLGYFEGGRLIGTVGLHHIDRADASTEIGYWLAEDRQGQGLMTAAVSAVVTYVFEEWRLNRVEIVCPEENARSRAIPERLGFVLEGQRRQAMMLRSWPYDLCDYGLLASEWARRRAR; encoded by the coding sequence ATGCAGTGCACGGACCCGCCCATCATATCAAGTGGGGGGAACCACCTGCCGCAGCTGGTCCGCTACGATAGGCTCATGCTCCGGCTGCAGGTCCGCCCCGATTGTTGGTTGCGTCCGCTGGTGGCGCGGGATGCGTCGCTGCTGTTCTGGCATGTAGAGGCCAACCGGGAGCATCTGCGGGCGTGGGTTGAGGAGATCGATGCGCTGGCTGACGAGTCGGCGACCCGGTACTGGCTGGAGCAGGCGGTCCTGCGGGCGCGGGAAGGCCGGAGTTTGTTGCTGGGGTACTTCGAGGGGGGGAGGCTGATCGGGACAGTCGGGCTGCATCACATCGACCGGGCGGATGCGAGTACAGAGATCGGTTACTGGCTGGCGGAGGATCGCCAGGGCCAGGGGCTGATGACCGCAGCGGTCTCGGCAGTCGTGACGTATGTCTTTGAGGAGTGGCGTCTGAACCGGGTGGAGATTGTCTGCCCCGAGGAAAATGCGCGGAGTCGGGCGATCCCGGAGCGGTTGGGGTTTGTCCTGGAGGGGCAGCGTCGGCAGGCCATGATGCTGCGGAGCTGGCCCTATGACCTGTGCGACTACGGTCTGCTGGCCAGCGAGTGGGCGCGTCGGAGAGCGCGGTAG
- the ydaF_2 gene encoding putative ribosomal N-acetyltransferase YdaF: protein MFRTPITDHLELRLYEEHHAPTLVTLIRANYEHLAPWMSWASPEYGESDALGFIRSSRDQWVRGDGFTAGIWHHGQLVGSFGTHDISHATRSTSLGYWVASDAQGQGLITACGEVVLAWCFEELGLHRVWLDAAEANIRSRKVAERLGMVQEGVLRDALLVQGRWLSMVRYSVLEEEWRERRAQPT from the coding sequence ATGTTCCGTACCCCCATCACCGACCACCTGGAACTCCGCCTCTACGAAGAGCATCACGCCCCGACGCTCGTGACGCTCATCCGCGCCAACTACGAGCATCTCGCCCCCTGGATGTCCTGGGCATCGCCGGAGTATGGCGAATCCGACGCCCTGGGCTTTATTCGCTCGAGTCGTGATCAGTGGGTGCGGGGAGACGGTTTCACTGCCGGCATCTGGCATCACGGGCAACTGGTCGGCAGTTTCGGTACCCACGACATCTCTCACGCCACCCGCTCCACGAGTCTGGGGTATTGGGTGGCGTCAGACGCGCAGGGGCAGGGACTTATCACGGCCTGCGGCGAAGTGGTGCTCGCCTGGTGCTTTGAGGAGCTCGGGCTGCACCGGGTCTGGCTTGATGCGGCGGAAGCCAACATTCGGAGCCGCAAGGTTGCGGAGCGACTTGGGATGGTGCAGGAAGGAGTCTTGCGGGATGCCCTGCTGGTGCAGGGACGCTGGCTCAGCATGGTCCGCTACAGCGTGCTCGAGGAGGAGTGGCGAGAGCGGAGGGCGCAACCCACATGA
- the ndhJ_2 gene encoding NAD(P)H-quinone oxidoreductase subunit J, chloroplastic yields the protein MADAASTFVRPQDAYPDPEAPAKALIAEQLIPQLLGRFDTARLEADGTVYRKPSIRLSGTSQVRGVAEFLRHYEALPLNYCRDATAIDWLTHFEIVYVLASLPSGGDLVLRIDLTGQDREAPMSPSLCDLWPGADYMEREAYDMYGILFEGHPNLRRILLQDEFIGHPLRKDYPWKGRVEDLDAIQAVLPRGWRDMLLKEEEKVRAKNAPKEALPAPAATAAAPEGEIAVKPDGPVAKMDMAERIRLAKALSAQRKAGK from the coding sequence ATGGCTGATGCCGCCTCGACCTTCGTTCGCCCCCAGGATGCCTACCCGGATCCGGAAGCCCCGGCGAAGGCCCTCATTGCTGAGCAGCTGATCCCCCAGCTCCTGGGTCGCTTCGACACCGCCCGCCTGGAAGCCGACGGCACGGTGTACCGCAAGCCGTCCATCCGCCTGTCCGGCACCTCCCAGGTCCGGGGAGTCGCGGAGTTTCTGCGCCACTACGAAGCCCTGCCGCTCAACTATTGCCGCGATGCCACCGCCATCGACTGGCTGACGCATTTCGAGATCGTCTATGTCCTCGCCAGTCTGCCCAGCGGGGGCGATCTGGTGCTCCGCATCGACCTGACCGGGCAGGATCGGGAAGCCCCGATGAGCCCCTCCCTCTGCGATCTCTGGCCCGGCGCGGACTACATGGAGCGCGAGGCGTATGACATGTACGGCATCCTCTTCGAAGGGCATCCGAATCTCCGCCGCATCCTGCTCCAGGACGAGTTCATCGGCCACCCCCTGCGCAAGGACTACCCCTGGAAGGGGCGAGTCGAGGATCTCGATGCCATCCAGGCGGTCCTTCCGCGCGGCTGGCGTGACATGCTCCTGAAGGAAGAGGAGAAGGTCCGGGCGAAGAACGCGCCGAAGGAAGCCCTCCCCGCACCCGCCGCGACCGCGGCTGCTCCGGAAGGGGAGATCGCGGTAAAGCCCGACGGGCCGGTCGCGAAGATGGACATGGCCGAGCGGATCCGCCTCGCCAAAGCCCTTTCGGCGCAACGCAAAGCCGGCAAGTAA
- the nqo6 gene encoding NADH-quinone oxidoreductase subunit 6 — MGLIKTYTELPPNVVLTKIDSLLNAARAHSIWPLTFGLACCAIEMISSTTARFDLARFGAEVFRATPRQADVMIVAGTVNQRMVKDLVKLYHQMPSHRRVIAMGSCAISGGPYKGSYNVVQGVDLVVPVDIYVPGCPPRPEALIEGIMKLQRLMLQEGRPSVSALSA, encoded by the coding sequence GTGGGACTAATCAAAACCTACACCGAACTGCCACCCAACGTGGTGCTCACCAAAATCGACTCGCTGCTCAATGCCGCCCGGGCGCATTCGATCTGGCCGCTGACCTTCGGCCTCGCCTGCTGCGCCATTGAGATGATCTCTTCCACCACCGCCCGCTTCGACCTCGCGCGGTTCGGTGCGGAGGTCTTTCGCGCCACCCCGCGTCAGGCCGATGTGATGATCGTCGCCGGCACCGTCAATCAGCGGATGGTGAAGGACCTGGTGAAGCTCTATCACCAGATGCCGAGTCACCGACGGGTTATCGCCATGGGCTCCTGCGCGATCTCCGGCGGCCCCTACAAGGGCTCCTACAACGTCGTACAGGGCGTGGATCTCGTGGTTCCTGTGGACATCTATGTTCCCGGCTGCCCGCCCCGTCCTGAGGCCCTCATCGAGGGGATCATGAAACTGCAGCGTCTGATGCTGCAGGAGGGACGTCCCTCGGTCTCAGCGCTCTCGGCCTAG
- the ndhC_2 gene encoding NAD(P)H-quinone oxidoreductase subunit 3 → MAPQWNPIPTWPLYGWVLAFTTGTFLLTMIMYGVAWYLRWRNPYPEKLTTYECGEDPFGSGWIRFNIRYYYFALLFVVFDVEIIFFFPWATVFQHMKSPSHAVSGELLSLGFGIYGEMLVFIFLLIVGWAYAWRKGYLQWD, encoded by the coding sequence GTGGCTCCCCAGTGGAATCCCATCCCGACCTGGCCCCTGTATGGCTGGGTGCTGGCATTCACGACCGGCACGTTCCTGCTGACGATGATCATGTATGGCGTCGCGTGGTACCTCCGCTGGCGCAACCCCTACCCGGAAAAGCTCACCACCTACGAGTGCGGTGAAGACCCCTTCGGGTCGGGCTGGATCCGCTTCAACATCCGCTACTACTACTTCGCCCTCCTCTTCGTCGTGTTCGACGTCGAAATCATCTTCTTCTTCCCCTGGGCGACCGTCTTTCAGCACATGAAGAGCCCCTCCCATGCGGTTTCCGGGGAGCTCCTCTCGCTGGGCTTCGGCATCTATGGCGAAATGCTGGTCTTTATCTTCCTGCTCATCGTCGGCTGGGCCTATGCCTGGCGCAAGGGGTACCTGCAGTGGGACTAA
- a CDS encoding NADH-quinone oxidoreductase subunit 11 yields MLPPDIQYNHLAVPNLAWYLNLGVIVFLIGLYGAMTRRNAIAILMCLEMMLSGINIMFATMAEKWGVTFTLQSFRLASNVPTPIGQIFVVFIITVAAAEAAIGLALIIAMYRHFRSVQVEEINLLRW; encoded by the coding sequence ATGCTCCCGCCCGACATCCAGTACAACCACCTGGCGGTCCCGAATCTGGCGTGGTACCTGAACCTCGGGGTCATCGTCTTTCTGATCGGGCTCTATGGGGCCATGACACGCCGCAACGCCATCGCGATCCTGATGTGCCTCGAAATGATGCTCTCGGGCATCAACATCATGTTCGCGACCATGGCCGAGAAGTGGGGTGTCACCTTCACGCTGCAGTCGTTCCGGCTGGCCAGCAATGTTCCGACCCCCATCGGTCAGATCTTTGTCGTCTTCATCATCACGGTGGCTGCGGCTGAAGCGGCCATCGGGCTGGCGCTGATCATCGCCATGTACCGGCACTTCCGGTCAGTCCAGGTGGAGGAGATCAATCTGCTGCGCTGGTAG